In Halobaculum rubrum, the following are encoded in one genomic region:
- a CDS encoding DEAD/DEAH box helicase: MRVADLPLAPEYVDHFEQAGIAELYPPQVAAVEAGVCDGDDVVAAVPTASGKTFVAELALLTADGPGLYVCPLRALAREKYEEFDALPGVDAGISTGDYDSAASDLADNDIIVATSEKVDSAIRNGAEWVDDLACVVVDEVHLLGSPGRGPTLEVTLATLRRRTPEVQVVALSATVDNPEDIAAWLDAELVESTWRPVDLRVGVHADDEVRFDDGTGFPSPVDADDPTSDADTEATVDLVRGAVEDGGQALAFVSSRREAEALADRLSEERLAAVAAEVDRDGDDHDASVADPERAAAEVAEELREAGGTGTGERLAEAAAWGVAFHHAGLSSDHRALVERAFRERRLAVICATPTLAAGVNVPARRVVVRDQRRYTGEGTEWLPVLEVHQMCGRAGRPHLDPYGEAVLVADDADGREELWSRYVTADPERVESKLRDPAALRTHTLALVATGLAGSQAAVLDALSGTFYASRTANPDLGGAVGDAIASLIDDGMLAAAEAAEAGGGTAKGSAGGDGGTGDAGSGIEATDLGAQVSRQYVTPETGVRIVEGLEAVAGMNDEDVTELTAFEIVCDTPDMVDTYLGNAERAEIYQFARDRSAELTTGMSEATDFEAWLESVKTARILTEWVDGASVEELVEAYRIGPGDLESRIERAEWLLGAADALADVVGVDMPTFASARSKL, translated from the coding sequence ATGCGCGTCGCCGACCTCCCGCTGGCCCCCGAGTACGTCGACCACTTCGAGCAGGCGGGGATCGCGGAGCTGTACCCGCCGCAGGTCGCGGCGGTGGAGGCGGGCGTCTGCGACGGCGACGACGTCGTCGCCGCGGTGCCGACGGCCTCCGGCAAGACGTTCGTCGCCGAGCTCGCGCTCCTGACGGCCGACGGCCCGGGGCTGTACGTCTGCCCGCTGCGCGCGCTCGCCCGCGAGAAGTACGAGGAGTTCGACGCGCTCCCGGGCGTCGACGCCGGCATCTCCACCGGTGACTACGACTCGGCCGCGAGCGATCTGGCGGATAACGACATTATCGTCGCGACCAGCGAGAAGGTGGACTCGGCCATTCGCAACGGCGCCGAGTGGGTCGACGACCTCGCGTGTGTCGTCGTCGACGAGGTTCACCTGCTCGGGTCGCCCGGCCGCGGCCCCACGCTGGAGGTGACGCTCGCGACCCTCCGCCGGCGGACGCCAGAGGTGCAGGTCGTCGCGCTGTCGGCCACGGTCGACAACCCCGAGGACATCGCGGCGTGGCTGGACGCCGAGCTGGTGGAGTCGACGTGGCGCCCGGTCGACCTCCGGGTGGGCGTCCACGCCGACGACGAGGTGCGGTTCGACGACGGCACCGGCTTCCCCTCACCCGTCGACGCCGACGACCCCACGAGCGACGCGGACACCGAGGCGACGGTCGACCTCGTCCGCGGCGCCGTCGAGGACGGCGGCCAGGCGCTGGCGTTCGTCAGCTCCCGGCGGGAGGCGGAGGCGCTGGCCGACCGATTGAGCGAGGAGCGCCTCGCGGCGGTCGCGGCCGAGGTGGACCGCGACGGCGACGACCACGACGCTTCGGTCGCCGACCCCGAACGCGCCGCCGCCGAGGTCGCCGAGGAACTCCGGGAGGCGGGCGGCACTGGAACCGGCGAGCGCCTCGCCGAGGCGGCCGCGTGGGGCGTCGCGTTCCACCATGCCGGCCTCTCCTCGGACCACCGCGCGCTCGTCGAGCGGGCGTTCCGCGAGCGCCGGCTGGCGGTCATCTGTGCGACTCCGACCCTCGCCGCCGGCGTCAACGTCCCCGCGCGGCGGGTGGTCGTGCGCGACCAGCGGCGCTACACCGGCGAGGGGACCGAGTGGCTCCCCGTGCTGGAGGTGCACCAGATGTGCGGACGGGCGGGTCGCCCGCACCTCGACCCGTACGGCGAGGCGGTGCTCGTCGCCGACGACGCCGACGGGCGGGAGGAACTGTGGAGCCGCTACGTCACCGCCGACCCCGAGCGGGTGGAGTCGAAGCTCCGCGACCCCGCCGCGCTCCGCACGCACACGCTCGCGCTCGTCGCCACCGGCCTCGCCGGGTCGCAGGCCGCGGTGCTCGACGCGCTCTCCGGCACCTTCTACGCCTCCCGGACCGCGAACCCCGACCTCGGCGGCGCCGTCGGCGACGCCATCGCGAGCCTCATCGACGACGGGATGCTGGCAGCGGCGGAGGCGGCGGAGGCGGGGGGCGGGACGGCGAAGGGGAGCGCCGGCGGCGACGGAGGCACCGGAGACGCCGGCAGCGGCATCGAGGCGACCGACCTCGGCGCGCAGGTGTCCCGGCAGTACGTCACCCCCGAGACGGGCGTCCGGATCGTGGAGGGGCTGGAGGCGGTCGCGGGGATGAACGACGAGGACGTGACCGAGCTGACGGCGTTCGAGATCGTCTGTGACACCCCGGACATGGTCGACACCTACCTCGGCAACGCCGAGCGCGCGGAGATCTACCAGTTCGCCCGCGATCGCTCGGCGGAGCTCACGACGGGAATGAGCGAGGCCACCGACTTCGAGGCGTGGCTGGAGTCGGTGAAGACCGCCCGGATCCTGACGGAGTGGGTCGACGGCGCGAGCGTCGAGGAGCTGGTCGAGGCGTACCGGATCGGCCCCGGCGACCTGGAGTCGCGGATCGAGCGCGCCGAGTGGCTGCTGGGGGCGGCCGACGCGCTCGCGGACGTGGTCGGCGTCGACATGCCGACCTTCGCGTCCGCGCGGTCGAAGCTGTGA
- the nthA gene encoding nitrile hydratase subunit alpha has translation MTDDHGTRDDDADPPSHPDPELRDEIDPQARARALQSLLTEKGILSTDAVDEVIATYEGDVGPMNGARVVARAWTDPEYREWLLEDGIEAVADLDISVNDEVMELRVIENAPDTHNVVVCTLCSCYPWAVLGLPPTWYKSPAYRSRVVDEPRALLREEFDTDLDDSVDVEVWDSNSEVRYMVLPQRPEGTEDLSEAELAELVSRNAMIGVERLGDGGAIASDGGARAAQGDSGADAGAGADASATAEFDTAGKPIPRVDDDGPTFAEPWMARSFALAVALTDEDEPGRAWDDFQRELVAELDADPGAEDGSDADYYGAWLAALERFLTERDLVDEADFSARATAFADGERNAHEFVEGDPHAHADQLPEGHADGSDHHGHGDDHDHSHHH, from the coding sequence GCGCGTGCGCTCCAGTCGCTGTTGACCGAGAAGGGAATCTTGAGCACCGACGCCGTCGACGAGGTGATCGCGACCTACGAGGGCGACGTGGGGCCGATGAACGGCGCCCGGGTCGTCGCGCGGGCGTGGACCGACCCCGAGTACCGCGAGTGGCTGCTGGAGGACGGTATCGAGGCCGTCGCCGACCTCGACATCTCCGTGAACGACGAGGTGATGGAGCTGCGGGTGATCGAGAACGCCCCCGACACGCACAACGTCGTCGTCTGCACGCTGTGCTCGTGTTACCCGTGGGCCGTGTTGGGGCTGCCGCCGACGTGGTACAAGTCGCCCGCGTATCGATCGCGCGTCGTGGACGAGCCGCGCGCGCTGTTGCGCGAGGAGTTCGACACCGACCTGGACGACTCGGTCGACGTCGAGGTGTGGGACTCCAACTCCGAGGTGCGCTACATGGTCCTCCCGCAGCGTCCCGAGGGAACCGAGGACCTGAGCGAGGCGGAGCTGGCAGAACTCGTCTCCCGGAACGCGATGATCGGCGTCGAGCGCCTCGGCGACGGCGGCGCCATCGCCTCCGACGGCGGCGCGCGGGCGGCGCAGGGCGACTCCGGCGCGGACGCGGGCGCCGGTGCGGACGCGAGCGCGACCGCCGAGTTCGACACCGCGGGCAAGCCGATCCCCCGCGTCGACGACGACGGCCCGACGTTCGCGGAGCCGTGGATGGCGCGGTCGTTCGCGCTCGCGGTTGCGCTCACCGACGAGGACGAGCCGGGCCGCGCGTGGGACGACTTCCAGCGCGAGCTCGTCGCCGAACTCGACGCCGACCCGGGCGCCGAGGACGGGAGCGACGCCGACTACTACGGGGCGTGGCTCGCGGCGCTGGAGCGCTTCCTGACCGAGCGCGACCTCGTCGACGAGGCGGACTTCTCCGCCCGCGCGACCGCGTTCGCCGACGGCGAGCGCAACGCCCACGAGTTCGTCGAGGGCGACCCCCACGCCCACGCCGACCAGTTGCCCGAGGGCCACGCGGACGGCTCGGACCACCACGGCCACGGCGACGATCACGACCACAGCCACCACCACTGA